Proteins found in one Mucilaginibacter gracilis genomic segment:
- a CDS encoding glycosyltransferase family 2 protein yields MIPVSVVIITLNEAHIVGQTIAKAQLISNDIVVIDNGSTDDTVQIARRNGCRVYQKAWDGYGANKNKGIELAEYDWILSLDADEIPDDKLIASLHQLVLCDCNQVYDIKFRSYIGKKQVRFGKWGRDHHVRLFNRTQVKWMAAQVHETLLIPKGVKRERIKGNIHHYSVKDVAELQTKSETYAALNAVKYYGEGKEASMLKLYVSPVFNFIKNYLFCLGFLDGKAGWQIARTTFKHTHLKYLLLQKMNNSKVAKKVYIQKKFAIEY; encoded by the coding sequence ATGATCCCTGTATCGGTGGTTATTATAACATTGAACGAGGCCCACATTGTTGGCCAAACCATTGCAAAGGCGCAATTGATAAGTAATGATATTGTTGTTATTGATAATGGCAGTACAGATGATACCGTGCAGATTGCACGCCGAAACGGCTGCCGTGTTTACCAAAAAGCATGGGACGGCTACGGTGCCAATAAAAACAAAGGAATTGAACTGGCCGAATACGATTGGATATTGAGTTTAGATGCAGATGAGATACCTGATGACAAGTTGATAGCAAGCCTGCATCAACTTGTACTATGCGATTGTAATCAGGTATATGATATCAAATTCAGATCGTACATTGGAAAAAAACAGGTGCGATTTGGGAAATGGGGCAGAGATCACCACGTAAGGTTGTTTAACCGTACGCAGGTAAAATGGATGGCCGCCCAGGTACACGAAACTTTACTGATACCAAAAGGAGTAAAACGCGAGCGCATTAAAGGGAATATTCACCATTATTCGGTTAAAGATGTTGCCGAACTGCAAACTAAATCCGAAACCTATGCTGCCCTCAATGCCGTAAAATACTATGGGGAAGGCAAGGAAGCAAGTATGCTTAAACTTTACGTTTCGCCGGTGTTTAACTTTATAAAAAATTACTTATTTTGCTTAGGCTTTTTGGATGGGAAGGCCGGTTGGCAAATAGCTAGAACTACCTTTAAGCATACCCATTTAAAATACTTATTACTGCAAAAAATGAACAACAGCAAGGTAGCGAAAAAGGTATACATCCAAAAAAAGTTTGCTATAGAGTATTAA
- a CDS encoding oligosaccharide flippase family protein — MKGKLLQNLSANSVQLIVNQLFGVVIFFVLSAHLDKQNFGQLNLVLAMLLAIFNVLSFGIDQVIVRKIAAGDDAESLLSSYLFHVIITGALFYAILFLLHYFDPQLLGGNALLLLIGAGKLMIFFSMPFKQLSAGFEQFKLLSVMSVISNIIRGGALLILGWLHQVNINSVIIVFIAGDFAELILSIVLFQCHSLISIKIKPDVKAYRVLLKQSFPQVGVVIFTSALARFDWIFIGLMVSAAKLADYSFAYKIFEMSTLPLLALAPLLVPRLTRLLKSGQLSISKMQLLLRMEMVVSILIALVLYLVWSPLVDWLTAGRYGAVNSVTILILAMCMPFLYINNYLWSISFAQGRLKMIFGIIMITFVVNLVGDVLLIPLYKSDGAALAYLLAMLVQLMMYLVKTDLKELRRSWRPLFICLLCAITSGIMARYLFQNVWLILLSAIMMYLIMLLPLKQIRLGDWQIIKHALS, encoded by the coding sequence ATGAAAGGTAAACTGCTGCAAAACCTTTCGGCTAACTCTGTTCAGCTTATTGTTAATCAATTGTTCGGGGTAGTTATTTTTTTCGTACTCTCTGCCCATTTGGATAAGCAAAACTTCGGGCAGCTCAACTTAGTGTTGGCCATGTTGTTGGCCATATTTAATGTGCTTTCTTTCGGTATCGACCAGGTTATTGTTCGTAAAATAGCCGCTGGCGACGATGCGGAATCGTTATTATCAAGCTACCTTTTTCATGTGATTATAACGGGTGCGTTATTTTATGCTATTCTGTTCCTGCTCCATTATTTTGATCCGCAATTATTAGGTGGCAATGCGTTGTTATTATTAATAGGGGCAGGAAAGCTGATGATCTTTTTTTCTATGCCATTCAAGCAGTTATCGGCAGGTTTTGAGCAATTTAAACTGTTATCGGTAATGTCGGTAATTTCTAATATCATCCGCGGAGGCGCATTGCTAATTTTGGGATGGCTGCACCAGGTTAACATCAATAGTGTGATCATCGTATTTATAGCAGGCGATTTTGCCGAACTGATTTTGAGTATTGTTCTTTTCCAGTGCCACTCGCTTATAAGTATTAAAATTAAACCCGATGTTAAAGCCTATAGGGTGTTGCTTAAACAATCTTTTCCGCAGGTTGGCGTAGTAATATTTACCTCCGCATTGGCGCGTTTCGATTGGATATTTATCGGCCTCATGGTATCTGCGGCAAAACTTGCCGATTATAGCTTTGCCTATAAAATATTTGAGATGAGTACTTTGCCATTATTGGCCCTGGCTCCGTTACTTGTGCCACGCCTTACACGGCTGTTAAAAAGCGGCCAGCTATCTATTAGCAAAATGCAACTGCTGTTGCGGATGGAAATGGTGGTATCTATTTTGATAGCGCTTGTTTTGTACCTGGTATGGTCGCCATTGGTTGATTGGTTAACTGCGGGGAGATATGGTGCGGTAAATTCAGTAACTATCCTTATCCTGGCTATGTGCATGCCTTTTTTGTACATCAATAATTACTTATGGAGCATTAGTTTTGCGCAGGGCAGGTTAAAAATGATCTTCGGGATTATCATGATAACCTTTGTTGTAAATTTAGTTGGAGACGTTTTACTCATCCCATTATATAAAAGCGACGGCGCGGCACTTGCTTATCTGTTAGCCATGCTGGTTCAATTGATGATGTATCTGGTTAAAACTGATTTGAAAGAACTACGTAGAAGTTGGCGGCCCTTATTTATTTGTTTGTTATGCGCTATAACAAGTGGCATAATGGCACGCTATCTTTTCCAAAATGTTTGGCTTATTCTTTTATCTGCCATTATGATGTATTTGATAATGCTGTTGCCATTAAAGCAAATCCGCCTTGGCGATTGGCAAATCATCAAACACGCTTTAAGCTAA
- a CDS encoding glycosyltransferase: protein MPSNNPAITVLMPAYNAGKYIAEAIASVLQQSFVNFELLIVNDGCTDDTAEVVRSFSDDRIVVIKQPNGGVAAALNTGLKHAKANYVARFDADDICHPKRLETQYQFMLANPEYHIIGSAANYVDKNGVYVFNYQPPGHSNEQLQQLAYANCPFIHSTVFYKKDVVISAGGYNVNALGFEDHLLWRNIGTKGKLFNFSQSLIKVRLNPESVTIDESWCTPRFRELKYHILEKGYITPVEGNELQQISKSQYKPQIKQGAYYVLLAKKFLWNNHQPAKARENLKAVIQVNRFGGTSYALFLLSFLPKGLLLRLYNIIK, encoded by the coding sequence ATGCCAAGCAATAACCCGGCTATAACCGTTTTAATGCCGGCTTATAATGCCGGTAAATATATTGCAGAGGCCATTGCATCGGTACTGCAGCAAAGCTTTGTGAATTTTGAATTGTTGATTGTTAACGACGGCTGTACCGACGATACAGCTGAGGTGGTGCGCTCGTTTTCGGATGATCGGATAGTAGTTATTAAACAACCCAATGGCGGCGTAGCCGCGGCATTAAATACCGGCCTAAAACATGCGAAAGCAAACTATGTAGCACGTTTTGATGCAGATGACATTTGCCATCCCAAACGGTTAGAAACCCAATACCAGTTTATGCTGGCCAATCCCGAGTATCATATCATCGGTTCGGCTGCCAATTATGTAGATAAAAATGGTGTTTATGTATTTAACTATCAACCTCCCGGCCATAGTAACGAGCAATTACAGCAATTGGCTTACGCAAATTGCCCCTTTATTCATTCTACCGTATTTTATAAAAAGGATGTAGTTATTAGCGCCGGCGGTTATAACGTAAACGCACTGGGTTTTGAAGATCATTTGTTATGGCGAAACATTGGCACTAAAGGCAAGCTATTTAACTTTTCGCAATCTTTAATTAAAGTACGGCTCAACCCAGAATCTGTAACTATAGATGAAAGTTGGTGTACCCCAAGATTTAGAGAACTGAAGTATCACATCTTGGAAAAAGGTTACATCACACCAGTTGAAGGGAACGAGCTACAACAAATTAGCAAATCTCAATATAAACCTCAAATAAAACAGGGTGCCTATTACGTGCTGCTTGCTAAGAAGTTTTTGTGGAACAATCACCAACCCGCCAAGGCACGTGAAAATTTGAAAGCGGTAATACAGGTTAACCGCTTCGGCGGCACGAGTTATGCGCTGTTTCTGCTCTCTTTTTTACCGAAGGGGCTACTATTGAGACTTTACAATATTATTAAATAG
- a CDS encoding acyltransferase — MLKRYLNKMISTWKGFDYQIDKRVPMYYIILLVLNRCMMLVNGYLSGISNKGLFFLSRKAKVKARFKLKVGRSVSIADGCLIDALSEKGIRLGNNVAMGINTRIEGTGNLQVLGKGMRVGNNVGLGYDSFYGCSGGITIGDDTIIGNYVSFHSENHVFNSLEKPIRLQGVSHRGITIGKNCWIGAKVTVLDGVVMEDGCIIAAGAVLKAGVYGANNIYGGVPAKLIRYREEMEVYSGQ, encoded by the coding sequence ATGCTGAAACGATATCTGAATAAAATGATTAGCACCTGGAAGGGTTTTGATTATCAAATAGATAAGCGTGTTCCTATGTACTACATTATTTTATTGGTATTGAATAGGTGTATGATGTTAGTTAATGGTTACCTAAGCGGTATTAGCAATAAAGGGTTGTTCTTTCTATCGCGAAAAGCCAAAGTTAAGGCGCGGTTTAAATTAAAGGTTGGCCGTTCGGTTAGTATAGCCGATGGATGTTTGATAGATGCGCTTTCGGAAAAAGGAATCCGGTTAGGTAACAATGTAGCTATGGGAATTAATACCCGGATAGAAGGTACCGGTAACTTACAGGTATTGGGTAAAGGCATGCGCGTAGGCAACAATGTAGGTTTAGGCTACGATAGTTTTTATGGTTGCTCTGGCGGAATAACGATTGGCGATGATACCATCATTGGTAATTATGTGAGCTTCCACTCCGAGAACCATGTGTTTAATAGTTTGGAAAAGCCTATACGCTTACAAGGAGTGAGCCATAGAGGCATAACAATAGGGAAAAACTGCTGGATAGGAGCCAAGGTAACTGTACTGGATGGCGTGGTGATGGAAGATGGTTGTATTATAGCCGCCGGTGCAGTTTTAAAAGCAGGCGTATATGGGGCCAACAATATTTATGGCGGTGTACCCGCAAAATTGATCCGTTACCGGGAAGAAATGGAGGTGTATAGTGGGCAATAA
- a CDS encoding glycosyltransferase family 4 protein, with amino-acid sequence MGNKRISLFVDAHSFDTGFQGTQTFIRELYTQILLTYPDLDIYFGAYDVKAVKKAFPSVESDHILSYKNWKLAILRFAVDIPQYIKKYKFDYAHFQYLLPVQIRGCKYIVTTHDVLFNDFPEYFSLAYRLSRNFLFGRSIKNAAIKTTVSNYSKLRIARYYGIPETDIKVIPNGVSTRVPANETARQFVKAKYNVSNYVLYVSRVEPRKNHTLVLKAYLKLQLYKQNIPLVFIGKNSIADKNLEAIIKGLTLAQSSMFHWFPQVDDVDVKAFYAGCKLFVYPSKAEGFGIPPLEAAVCGVPVLCSSATAMSDFDFFKPHVFNPDDEHDFETKLLAMIANPPTKSFLDNITKVIAVKYQWQPGAKLFHDLLTALPERHEVHKPVTKLYHLTNQIVH; translated from the coding sequence GTGGGCAATAAACGCATCAGCTTATTTGTAGACGCCCATTCATTTGATACCGGATTTCAGGGCACGCAAACTTTTATCCGTGAATTATATACGCAAATATTACTTACCTATCCCGATCTGGATATTTATTTTGGAGCTTACGATGTAAAAGCGGTTAAAAAAGCATTTCCTTCTGTTGAATCGGATCATATTTTATCTTATAAAAATTGGAAGCTGGCAATTTTAAGGTTTGCTGTTGATATTCCGCAGTATATTAAAAAGTATAAGTTTGATTATGCGCATTTCCAGTACCTGTTGCCGGTGCAAATACGCGGATGCAAGTACATTGTAACTACACACGATGTTTTGTTTAACGATTTTCCTGAATATTTTTCTTTAGCTTATCGCTTAAGCAGAAACTTTTTGTTTGGCCGCAGTATTAAAAATGCAGCTATTAAAACTACAGTATCTAACTATTCAAAATTACGTATTGCCCGCTATTATGGCATCCCGGAAACGGATATTAAAGTAATTCCAAATGGAGTTAGCACCCGGGTGCCTGCAAACGAAACAGCAAGGCAGTTTGTAAAGGCCAAATACAATGTTTCAAACTATGTACTTTATGTAAGCCGGGTAGAACCGCGCAAAAACCATACGTTGGTTTTAAAAGCCTACCTAAAACTGCAGTTATATAAACAAAATATCCCGCTGGTATTTATTGGTAAAAATTCAATTGCTGATAAAAATTTAGAAGCTATAATAAAGGGATTGACTTTAGCCCAAAGCTCAATGTTTCACTGGTTTCCACAGGTTGATGATGTTGATGTGAAAGCTTTTTATGCAGGTTGCAAGCTATTTGTGTATCCATCTAAAGCCGAAGGCTTTGGTATTCCGCCACTGGAAGCGGCAGTATGTGGTGTGCCGGTACTATGTTCATCGGCCACAGCCATGAGCGACTTTGATTTTTTTAAACCACATGTGTTTAACCCAGATGATGAACATGATTTTGAAACCAAGCTGCTGGCCATGATAGCCAACCCACCAACTAAAAGTTTTCTTGATAATATTACAAAAGTAATAGCTGTAAAATATCAATGGCAACCCGGCGCAAAATTATTTCACGATTTGCTAACAGCGCTCCCGGAGCGCCATGAAGTACACAAACCAGTAACCAAACTATACCATTTAACCAATCAAATAGTTCATTAA
- a CDS encoding DUF1972 domain-containing protein: MKLRIAILGTRGIPNYYGGFEHISEYVSAGLVKRGHSVTVYNSHNHPYQQATWNGVDIVHCYDPEYVIGTAGQFVYDFNCIMDARRKKFDVVLLMGYTSSSVWGMLYPEKSVIITNMDGMEWKRSKYSKKVQQFLKYAEKLAVKYSDYYISDSVAIKSYLGEKYAIDSEYIPYGADLLAEEEREENQLNANVNPDYFLLMARMEPENNIETILDGFNSSNSSKNFKVIGDTGNRFGKFITNKFNNDDRIQFQGAIFDNVKVRAMQNNSHLYFHGHSVGGTNPSLLEAMASEALIAAHKNPFNQAVLTTDAFYFSNAQEVKYLVETVQRQQVETDMVKNNLYKIQNQFNWERIIDQYEEYILDCHHHSKFETIVSHP, from the coding sequence ATGAAACTCAGGATCGCAATATTAGGCACTCGCGGAATACCCAACTACTATGGTGGCTTTGAACATATATCAGAATATGTGTCGGCAGGCCTGGTTAAACGCGGGCATTCGGTAACGGTATATAATTCGCATAATCACCCATACCAGCAAGCAACCTGGAATGGGGTTGATATTGTGCATTGCTACGATCCGGAATACGTAATAGGCACCGCGGGCCAATTTGTGTATGATTTTAACTGTATTATGGATGCACGCCGCAAAAAGTTTGATGTGGTATTGCTTATGGGGTATACCAGCAGTTCGGTTTGGGGAATGTTGTATCCCGAAAAAAGTGTGATCATCACTAATATGGATGGGATGGAGTGGAAGCGATCAAAGTACTCCAAAAAGGTACAGCAGTTTTTAAAATATGCCGAAAAGCTGGCGGTAAAATATAGCGATTACTATATTTCGGATTCGGTAGCCATTAAATCATACCTGGGCGAAAAGTACGCGATAGATAGTGAGTACATACCTTATGGTGCCGATTTGTTAGCCGAAGAGGAGCGAGAAGAGAACCAGTTAAACGCCAACGTAAATCCAGATTACTTTTTGCTGATGGCACGCATGGAACCTGAAAATAATATTGAGACTATATTGGATGGTTTTAACAGCAGTAACTCCAGCAAAAACTTTAAAGTAATTGGCGATACTGGTAACCGCTTCGGTAAGTTTATCACCAACAAATTTAATAACGACGATCGCATCCAGTTCCAGGGAGCAATTTTTGATAACGTAAAGGTTAGGGCCATGCAAAATAATTCGCACCTCTATTTTCACGGGCATAGCGTAGGCGGTACTAATCCGTCGTTATTGGAGGCTATGGCCAGTGAAGCATTAATTGCTGCGCATAAAAACCCGTTTAACCAGGCGGTTTTAACCACAGATGCCTTTTATTTTTCGAACGCGCAAGAAGTGAAATATTTGGTTGAAACCGTACAGCGGCAACAGGTTGAAACGGATATGGTTAAAAATAACCTGTATAAAATTCAGAACCAATTTAACTGGGAGCGCATTATTGATCAGTATGAGGAATATATTTTGGATTGTCACCATCATTCCAAATTCGAAACCATTGTGAGCCATCCATGA
- a CDS encoding O-antigen ligase family protein — MKNIFVIEDSLSNKISYYHLLLLLCSLPFDMFYSHIILISFAIHTLLHIKKANLLKLFTKKVLILQSVFFVSLIFTIHSPDKSEAYNELGRRTLILLIPVLMVLTSFDIYRYRQQLLLGFSLCCTLIVAYLYFDALHVIRFYHYPTKMLFGKAFTNHNFSDPIEMHATFFSLQVGLALVYLITLVLKIKPLSGKLFYMFCCVILSAGILQLSSKSAVAAIVIAVCLVVPYFVLSGKKRYWFIGFSVSIILLLGFVVSQSAAFKDRFIYGLKEDMSQASLNEPFDPRLARWETALQLIRQSPVIGHGSGSEIRMLKEAYFSKKLYNSYLNGLNAHNEYLSFLLKSGIIGLLTYLATLAYGFKTAINKRDVIFCTFLLLIAIVSLSENVLDVDKGTIFYGLFFSFFMCSQQKNISVDRDKYLPGRQPKADSNRVIYEDSAIVSVS; from the coding sequence ATGAAAAATATATTTGTTATCGAAGATAGCCTCAGCAATAAAATAAGTTATTACCACTTATTGCTATTGCTGTGCAGTTTACCTTTTGATATGTTTTACAGTCACATTATCCTCATTAGCTTTGCAATACATACATTATTACATATAAAAAAAGCAAACTTGCTAAAGTTGTTTACTAAAAAGGTATTGATACTGCAATCCGTTTTTTTCGTATCGCTCATATTTACTATTCACAGCCCCGATAAAAGCGAGGCTTATAACGAATTAGGCAGGCGCACATTAATATTATTAATACCTGTGCTGATGGTGCTAACCAGTTTTGATATATACAGGTACAGGCAACAGTTATTACTGGGCTTTAGTTTATGCTGTACACTAATCGTAGCTTACCTGTATTTTGATGCTTTGCATGTTATTCGTTTTTACCATTATCCTACCAAAATGCTTTTCGGTAAAGCATTTACCAATCATAATTTTTCAGATCCGATTGAAATGCATGCTACCTTTTTTTCGTTGCAGGTAGGGTTGGCATTGGTTTATCTCATCACATTAGTATTAAAAATTAAGCCATTATCCGGTAAGCTTTTCTATATGTTTTGCTGTGTTATTCTTTCGGCAGGTATATTACAGTTAAGTTCAAAATCTGCGGTTGCAGCTATTGTAATTGCTGTATGTTTGGTTGTTCCCTATTTTGTTTTGAGTGGTAAAAAACGTTATTGGTTCATCGGGTTTTCTGTTTCGATAATTTTGTTGCTAGGTTTTGTGGTATCTCAATCAGCAGCTTTTAAAGATAGATTTATCTATGGGCTGAAAGAAGATATGTCGCAGGCATCTTTAAACGAACCTTTTGATCCACGACTGGCACGATGGGAAACCGCTTTGCAATTGATCCGCCAGTCGCCGGTTATTGGTCATGGTTCCGGTTCGGAAATTAGAATGCTTAAGGAAGCTTATTTTTCAAAAAAGCTTTACAATTCGTATCTCAATGGATTAAACGCGCACAACGAATACCTGAGTTTTTTATTAAAATCGGGTATTATTGGGTTATTGACTTACCTGGCTACGCTGGCTTACGGATTCAAGACAGCGATTAATAAGCGCGACGTAATATTTTGTACTTTTTTGCTGCTGATTGCGATTGTATCCTTATCAGAAAATGTTTTAGATGTAGATAAAGGCACTATATTTTACGGTTTGTTCTTCTCCTTTTTTATGTGTTCGCAACAAAAAAATATTTCGGTTGATCGGGATAAATATTTACCCGGCAGGCAACCAAAAGCCGATTCCAACCGTGTTATATATGAAGATTCAGCAATAGTATCTGTGAGTTAA
- a CDS encoding nucleotidyltransferase domain-containing protein: MSVINKNIIATLAYFDVFNYPLTRGEMFLFMTVKCDQETFNSALSYLLINDSVYCFDTFFTLKNDPQIAIRRRTGNQKATELIKVAHKVGRLLIKFPYVRGIAISGSLSKNFADDNSDIDLFIITAANRLWIARTLLHMLKKLSFLVNKEQLFCMNYFIDEEALQIAEKNIYTATEVVTLIPIEGDLILDQFYSANAWTRFYLPNNCMRISSARPLKRYLFKIIIEALFNNSAGNTLDNVLKKITAYRWNKKTEQGKVNSKGIIMGMKADKHFAKPDPANFQQRLIERYENRLNELLQGIESSMAQV; this comes from the coding sequence GTGTCAGTCATTAACAAAAATATCATCGCAACACTCGCTTATTTCGATGTGTTTAATTACCCGCTAACCCGGGGCGAGATGTTTTTGTTTATGACTGTTAAATGCGACCAGGAAACGTTTAACAGCGCTTTATCTTATTTGTTGATTAATGATAGCGTTTATTGCTTTGATACTTTTTTTACGCTGAAAAATGATCCGCAAATTGCGATTAGAAGACGGACAGGCAATCAAAAAGCTACCGAGCTAATTAAAGTGGCGCACAAAGTGGGCAGGCTGCTCATTAAGTTTCCATACGTTAGAGGGATAGCTATATCAGGCTCACTGTCGAAGAATTTTGCTGATGATAACTCGGATATTGATCTGTTTATCATCACCGCCGCAAATCGTCTCTGGATAGCTCGTACATTGCTGCATATGCTTAAAAAACTTAGCTTTTTGGTTAATAAAGAGCAGTTGTTTTGCATGAACTATTTTATTGATGAGGAGGCGCTGCAAATAGCCGAAAAAAATATTTACACAGCAACGGAGGTGGTAACATTAATACCGATAGAAGGTGATTTGATACTGGATCAATTTTATTCGGCAAATGCCTGGACGCGGTTTTATTTACCCAATAACTGCATGCGTATATCATCGGCAAGGCCCTTAAAAAGGTATTTGTTTAAAATTATTATTGAAGCGTTGTTTAACAATTCTGCAGGCAATACCTTAGATAATGTACTTAAAAAAATTACAGCATACCGCTGGAACAAAAAAACCGAGCAAGGTAAGGTAAACAGTAAAGGGATAATTATGGGTATGAAAGCTGATAAGCATTTTGCCAAGCCCGATCCCGCCAACTTTCAACAAAGGCTAATTGAGCGTTATGAAAATCGCTTAAATGAGCTTTTGCAGGGTATAGAAAGCAGCATGGCGCAGGTTTAG